Below is a window of Populus alba chromosome 2, ASM523922v2, whole genome shotgun sequence DNA.
AACAGACGGCAACAACATATTTGGTGGTTCTAGTTGGCATCTTACCTCAGTAACTTTGCATGTTCTTCAGCAGCTTTTGACTCAAAGTTATGTTCCTTGGTCTCAGAAAAAAGATCGTGGGCCTTTTCAATGAGTTTTATGCGTGGACCATGAAGTGGGGATCCTTTACTGGCCATTGAATTTTTCCCTATTTCCCATGATTCTTTCCATAGGAGAAGAGCCACCTcctaaaaaccaaattaaacttGCAAATTAGGACAGAGAAACAAATGATTAACAATAAATGCATCACATCTTCAGCACAACTTTAGACACTCAAACATAGACAACGTCAATGGGTAATCAGTATGCACACAAATTTAAGCtttgacaaacaaaataaatattgatgggCATCATGGACTACAGAAGGCACGTAAAGCCTGCCCCAGTTCATGATGTTGCATATGTGTGTATGCATGGAAAGAGAAGCCCATCCTACTTACAAATCACAATTTCATAGCAATTTATTAGTCATTGATACCTGAAGAAATTGGATCGCCTCATTTTAGTCAACttacattaaaattttgaatctaAATTACTGTTTGCTAAACCCGGAGTGGTCTgtcatccataaccatatttgcCTCCCTCAGAAAACCCACATGTGCATGCATGCACATAGAGCCCATTTACTTGCAATATATTGCAAATTAGAGGATCATATTTGCACCCACTAAGCTGATTGAGATTTTAATGAACTTTAAACATTAACCTATGGAACAGTGTCATGATTTCTATGGCAATGACATATTACCAAAAAGTTCTAACAATTTCACATGGATACAAGGAAATTAGTAGAAGGATCAAGCATCAAGCATGACGGATTGtttgacattttaaatttattttaccatGCTAAATGAGTTGAACCATTATGAACTCATTATGGCAATTCATCACCAAATAAAACCCCTTTTCTAGCTATCACACATTTACATAAAGCAGCATATGAATACCGAACTATCACTTGCTACTCTATTCCatgaagtcaattcaaaataaaacagaaaaaaattcaCTGTTTCTTAACCAGTTGGGAAGAACTTGAACCTACTTGAAGTTGTCCTGTTGATAGGAAGAAGTCCTTCAAGAATTCATGTTTATAATACCTGGAGGGGGGGAAAACTAAATGTAATCATGCAGTAAAAAGGGAGGTGAAAAAAGTCTTCCAATGATTCATACATTATTATACAACATGAGAAACAAGGGAAGAAAAAACATGTCAGTATGCACTGAGAAGATAAATGACATTGGTTATTGGATGAGAAAAGCTTTgcaaattaaatttcttataacagattaaaaacacacaaatcataaaattagttTCAGAAAAAAATCTACTAGAATGTTTTACCTACCGTGCATAAGCTATGAATAAATCACGAGCAAGGGGTCTGGCTTGTATTGTTCCAAAAAACTCCAAGGCTGAACTCtggataaacaagaaaaataatgtagGATGGTTCAAGTGATTGATGAATCAATAAGTACTTTTGATTATGCTCCATTTATATAGCCCCAAAATTAGAAGCTAGTCTATAAAATTTAGAAGAAGCAATTACCTTTTGCCAGATATGAAATAGGACAAGATAAACAAGGTCAGTGTCACCACTTTCAGTTGCCTTCACTAGAGCTGTTTCTTCCTCCGCAATACTTAACAATAGAGGAacctaaagtgaaaaaaatataatcagtAACACCTCAGAAATAGTCATCTCTTCAAAGGGACAATATTAACAACtactataatatattaaaaaagaaacctgTTTTGAGGAGTGCGGTTCATGATCAACAAGCATTGCAGCCAACTTCCGGCGGCCACTCCTATCTGCATGAGCAGCAACAGCTGCATAGGACATGCCCTTGCATAATTTCAGCTGCAACTCAAAGAGCATCATTTCAGATGTGTTGCATTGacattagaagaagaaaaaaaaacacaagaagaagAGAGCTGTTGATTTCCAGAGTTTTTGATATTAATCTAGCAATGATCAAGAGAAGCACAAACCTTATCAAGTAAGATTTCAAGGAGGGCTGCATCAGGAATTGCTAATGAAGCTGTTATTTTTGCGCATGCCCAGTGCATTACTACTACTTcctatataaaaacaatcaggAGAAGGTGAATGCACACATAAATGATTTGCTTTCTAGAATTCCTAGAAGGCAAAATATAACCAAGTTGATAATATGTTAGAGAACAGAGTACATGTATATAAGAGAATTGTGGAAGTCCAAGTATTGGTGCTAGTCACAaaatggatgcaaacactaGGGGCCACAAGTACTCAGTCATATAAAACAATTACCAATTAGTGGCTCTAATGTTTCCTGATGATGCAACCAAGGAAAgagattaataaattttttttatttttttatttttattttgagatttctttaggattttatttacttaattatatcaGTACTATTTCAGGAACTAGAACATTAAGTAGGATTTTTCTAGTATGCGTGTCtccttttaatattaagttttctattttcttcttagtttaggacTGCTAGGCGCTAGGGGTTTTGGTGCCTCTAAAAGAGCTATTCTAAGTAATGTAGGATTTCAATAATAGAATGaagtatatattttgatttagttttgaGGGTTGTGGCCATTGCCCtgtcttcctcttctctgtTCTCTAAGTATCTTTTCTGCTATTTCTTACTGCTAAAGTAAACATGGATTACTTTCTAGTTTCTACAGATACAGTAAAAATTCCAAATCCACCTCAAACACATCAGTAATAAATCCAGATTCCACATACATCAAGCCCTAACCCTAATTCCAACCTAAAATAACCCTAAAAAATCCCTAATTCTCCAAGCTTGATTCATCGTGACTCTTTTGTAGGCCACCAAACTGCTCTACATTAGTTGAACATCAAGGTTTGTTGTATTcatgatatataaaaatttacccaatataatgttaataaaaatcaacaaaatttccCAATAGAATGTTACCCAAAAATAACACTTAACGTGTTCTCGTCAAAGAAATTAGGTCAAGGTTCAGTTTTAAGCTTTGATTTGTGGAAGAGGAACCTAATTGGCAAAGTCCCAAAGAATGCAACAATGAAGAGACAATCTATGACTTAAACTTACTTGATTCAATCCTACATATTCTGATATCCGCAGTGCAAGAAGATGTTGGTGAGCGTTAATCAAACGACCAACCAGAACGGGTGCAGAAAGCAACTGACCACAAAATGTTTATTCAGTATTATATTGACAAGCAGCAAGCAAGTTCAGATTTGAAATTGACGACCTAAGTCAGGAAGCATCATAAACCTTATACTGCTCGATACTTAGAGGGATGCCAATCTCAGGGTCACGTACGGCGTTTAAGACGCGCAAAGTTTTGCACATCTCTTGAATGTGGTCACGTTTAAAATTGCTGCCAAAGCCAACTGGATATCAATGCTGAGAACAgaaatcagaaaagaaaaaaaaagaaaaactattttaagATCATAGATGCAACGAATTATAATCAAGTAAATGAGCACAAAGTAATCAGTGCATATTTTCCCAtttcacacacaaaaaaaagattcatgCTAAAAGTAAAGCTCGCTACAGTTCACATCAAGAGGCAACTGTTCCAAATAGAAATTTGCACCACAATAGCCTCAGGCAACAATCTGACTAGTTAGGTTCCCAAAACCATCCATTGCCACGTTAACAAAAGtgcaatatgaaattgaaatcaaTCTCGATGAGCCAACCGTAATTTGCTTTCTTGCCTTAGTGAAAATTTGTCAAGCTTTACAAATGATAGGAATCacacaacaaaataaattcacGCCATCATGAGAGTTATATACAGCTATTgagtatatatcttttttttttctgaatcgAAATCACCTGCAAAAGGCTTGACCATAGCTTGCAGCTCTTAGCAGCGTCCGCTGATGGGAAACATCAAATTCATGACCAGCAGCATCAATACATGCTTCAACAGCCTCAGGCAAAGATGAGCGTATCAATCTCAAATTCTCATCAGCCTGGTAAAAACAACGGAAGATGGAATTCACATGAGATATTATTGAAACTCATAACCAAATGGTTCATGTGGGCCAGCATACCCATTTATAGACCAC
It encodes the following:
- the LOC118049248 gene encoding protein VACUOLELESS1 isoform X2, producing the protein MAWCGLDSVLLYWDDVLLMVGPSGDSVSYFNDEPVIFIPECDGVRVLSNTSMEFVQRVPDSTVSIFKIGSTSPASLLFDALDHFDRRSAKADENLRLIRSSLPEAVEACIDAAGHEFDVSHQRTLLRAASYGQAFCSNFKRDHIQEMCKTLRVLNAVRDPEIGIPLSIEQYKLLSAPVLVGRLINAHQHLLALRISEYVGLNQEVVVMHWACAKITASLAIPDAALLEILLDKLKLCKGMSYAAVAAHADRSGRRKLAAMLVDHEPHSSKQVPLLLSIAEEETALVKATESGDTDLVYLVLFHIWQKSSALEFFGTIQARPLARDLFIAYARYYKHEFLKDFFLSTGQLQEVALLLWKESWEIGKNSMASKGSPLHGPRIKLIEKAHDLFSETKEHNFESKAAEEHAKLLRIQHELEVSTKQPIFVDSSISDTIRTCIALGNHRAAMKVKTEFKVSEKRWYWLKVFALATIRDWDALEKFSKEKRPPNGFRPFVEACIDAAEKGEALKYIPKLADPGERAEAYARIGMAKEAADAASQAKDGELLGRLKLSFAQNTAASSIFDTLRDRLSFPGVS